A genome region from Deinococcus sp. KNUC1210 includes the following:
- a CDS encoding peptidoglycan bridge formation glycyltransferase FemA/FemB family protein: MPVTSALQGWGYGEARRTLGQVPLRYLIQQGGRTVGAVQLLRKRLVPGFSTLYAPRGPALESLDLLPGLAAAIRTVARPSDALIKIEPPTFYAPDAIPDSFGRWQRTESEQPEHTIVSDLRAPEDTLFAGLHSMARRNVRAAQKFGVTVGRDENFEDFWEIFTATNERAKLGAFPKSYYQTMLSEGNAYGGEAYVVLARHEGKALAGGFFLSMGSGTYYLFGGSVKDERPTESGEARKDVKAPTAFYWGAMLDAKAHGYTLFDFWGIPRTISEDKHSIGLVRMKESFGGEKVWYPAYSLPLSPLAPAIARVLRMRKTQNNLRKRGSADDVL; encoded by the coding sequence ATGCCCGTCACGAGTGCCCTTCAGGGCTGGGGCTACGGCGAGGCCCGCCGCACGCTGGGACAGGTGCCGCTGCGCTACCTGATTCAGCAGGGTGGGCGCACCGTCGGCGCTGTGCAGCTGCTGAGAAAACGGCTGGTGCCGGGCTTCAGCACGCTGTATGCCCCGCGTGGCCCGGCGCTGGAATCGCTCGATCTGCTGCCCGGTCTGGCGGCGGCGATCCGCACGGTGGCCCGGCCCAGCGACGCGCTCATCAAGATCGAGCCGCCCACCTTCTATGCCCCCGACGCTATTCCGGACAGCTTCGGGCGCTGGCAACGCACCGAGTCCGAGCAGCCGGAACACACCATCGTCAGCGATCTGCGTGCGCCGGAAGACACGCTGTTTGCGGGCCTGCACAGCATGGCGCGGCGCAACGTGCGGGCCGCCCAGAAATTCGGCGTGACGGTGGGCCGTGACGAAAATTTCGAAGACTTCTGGGAGATTTTTACCGCCACCAACGAACGCGCCAAACTCGGAGCCTTCCCCAAAAGCTATTACCAGACGATGCTGAGCGAGGGCAACGCATACGGCGGCGAGGCCTACGTGGTGCTGGCGCGGCACGAGGGCAAGGCGCTGGCGGGCGGCTTTTTTCTGAGCATGGGCAGCGGCACGTATTACCTGTTCGGCGGCAGCGTGAAAGACGAGCGGCCCACCGAGTCGGGCGAGGCTCGCAAGGACGTGAAGGCACCGACCGCTTTTTACTGGGGCGCGATGCTCGACGCCAAGGCGCACGGCTACACGCTGTTCGACTTCTGGGGCATTCCGCGCACCATCAGCGAGGACAAGCACAGCATCGGGCTGGTCAGGATGAAGGAGAGTTTCGGCGGCGAGAAGGTGTGGTATCCGGCCTACAGCCTGCCGCTCAGCCCGCTGGCCCCGGCCATTGCGCGGGTACTGCGGATGCGTAAGACCCAGAACAACCTGCGAAAGCGCGGGAGTGCCGATGACGTGCTGTAA
- a CDS encoding shikimate dehydrogenase: MPLHDTPLALLGYPADAARRLRDLGLTALSLPAEPLAKVLDACAPLAFTGALIAPALQAAVLAASRPDSAAKRAGAADALSFAGGLHSTHTLPDALLDALEQSGYPVRGAHALIIGERGDLGAGLALTRLGLSSLTLAASSHPDAEQLLKDLPRGVRAHATTRQDSALPTLAERADLIVLTAGMMPPGVLQPFHALLDLTGRAGTTATRAGASLVPLGQLPELRLSRRLVHATGQRFAPDALSELAGLF, encoded by the coding sequence ATGCCGCTGCACGATACGCCGCTGGCCCTGCTCGGCTACCCTGCCGACGCCGCCCGCAGGCTGCGCGACCTGGGCCTCACGGCGCTCTCGCTTCCTGCCGAACCGCTGGCAAAGGTGCTGGACGCCTGTGCGCCGCTGGCCTTCACGGGCGCACTGATCGCCCCGGCGCTTCAGGCAGCGGTGCTGGCCGCCTCGCGCCCCGACAGCGCGGCCAAGCGTGCTGGAGCCGCCGACGCCCTGAGCTTCGCCGGAGGGCTGCACAGCACGCACACCCTTCCCGACGCGCTGCTGGACGCCCTGGAGCAGAGCGGCTACCCGGTGCGCGGCGCACACGCCCTGATCATCGGGGAGCGCGGCGACCTGGGAGCGGGCCTGGCCCTGACGCGCCTGGGCCTGAGCAGCCTGACCCTGGCCGCATCGTCTCACCCGGACGCCGAGCAGCTGCTGAAAGACCTGCCCAGAGGCGTCCGGGCGCACGCGACCACCCGGCAAGACTCGGCGTTGCCCACTCTGGCCGAACGCGCCGACCTGATCGTTCTGACAGCAGGCATGATGCCGCCGGGCGTGCTGCAACCGTTCCACGCCCTGCTCGACCTGACCGGACGCGCCGGAACGACCGCCACCCGCGCCGGAGCCAGCCTCGTGCCGCTCGGTCAGTTACCGGAACTGCGCCTGAGCCGCAGGCTGGTGCACGCCACCGGACAACGCTTTGCCCCGGACGCGCTGAGCGAACTGGCCGGGCTGTTCTAG
- a CDS encoding sugar-binding transcriptional regulator: MTEDQATLALNVARLYYHQGLTTDAVARELGLSRPKVSRLLSFARRTGLVEIRIHDAGVPPQALAAELQRRYPFLSAQVVSVPPGSSEAVWLARVATACATLLNTLLLPGQVVGLAWGNTLDAVSRALTPRTVPDLRFVQLNGSANDSDFVSGFVSDTILRFARNYGAQAHLFPVPTFFDDPATKQAMWRERSVRHVLALQERADLLLYSVGSHTAQTPSHVYSAGYLDADDVQVLSSEGAVGDIATVFYRADGSYQGLTLNARASGPDLSLVRRAPDTVCVVSGLGKVRALHGALQGGLLRRLIVDEVTAKAVLEEE, translated from the coding sequence ATGACCGAAGATCAGGCGACACTGGCACTCAATGTGGCCCGCCTCTACTACCATCAGGGCCTGACGACCGACGCGGTGGCCCGCGAACTGGGCCTGTCGCGCCCGAAGGTGTCGCGGCTGCTGTCGTTTGCCCGCCGCACCGGACTGGTCGAGATTCGCATTCACGATGCGGGCGTGCCTCCGCAGGCGCTGGCTGCCGAGTTGCAGCGCCGCTATCCGTTCCTGAGCGCCCAGGTGGTGAGTGTGCCGCCGGGCAGCAGCGAGGCGGTGTGGCTGGCCCGTGTGGCGACCGCCTGCGCCACCCTGCTGAATACCCTGCTGCTGCCGGGGCAGGTGGTGGGGCTGGCCTGGGGCAACACCCTGGACGCCGTGAGCCGCGCCCTGACGCCCAGAACCGTGCCCGATCTGAGGTTCGTGCAGCTCAACGGCTCGGCCAACGACAGCGATTTCGTCAGCGGGTTCGTCTCGGATACCATCCTGCGCTTTGCCCGCAACTACGGGGCGCAGGCTCACCTGTTTCCGGTGCCGACCTTCTTCGACGACCCCGCCACCAAACAGGCGATGTGGCGCGAACGCAGCGTGCGGCACGTGCTGGCCCTGCAGGAGCGGGCCGATCTGCTGCTGTATTCGGTGGGCAGCCACACGGCCCAGACGCCCAGCCACGTATATTCAGCCGGATACCTCGACGCCGACGACGTGCAGGTTCTGAGCAGCGAGGGCGCTGTGGGCGACATTGCCACGGTGTTCTACCGCGCCGACGGCAGCTATCAGGGCCTGACGCTCAATGCCCGTGCCAGCGGCCCCGACCTGAGTCTGGTGCGCCGCGCCCCCGACACCGTCTGCGTGGTCAGCGGGCTGGGCAAGGTGCGGGCGCTGCACGGAGCGCTCCAGGGCGGTCTGCTTCGCCGCCTGATCGTGGACGAGGTGACGGCAAAAGCGGTGCTGGAAGAGGAATAG
- the glpK gene encoding glycerol kinase GlpK, producing the protein MPETFILALDQGTTSSRAVVFDHGGNIRARAQKEFTQHFPRPGWVEHDASELWSTTSGVMQEAIAAAGIRASDLAAIGITNQRETVVVWDRQTRQPIHPAIVWQDRRTAAYCDELRAAGRAEVFQQKTGLVLDAYFSGTKLKWILDNVEGARARAEAGELAFGTVDSWLAYNLSGGTLHVTDATNASRTLLYNIHTGTWDDELLKLLAVPRSLLPDIRDSSQVYGQTAEGLLGAQVPIAGIAGDQHAATFGQVCLQPGMAKNTYGTGCFMLLNTGAEPVPSRHELLTTVAWQLEERRTYALEGSVFVAGAVVQWLRDSLGIIRSSAEVETLAASVPDSGGVYLVPAFVGLGAPYWDSYARGTMLGLTRGSTAAHIARAALESIAFQVAELLEAMQQDAGMPLQELRVDGGGSTNDALMQFQADILGVPVIRPRITETTALGAAYLAGLAVGYWKDTAELSALWQLGRRFEPQMEAAERQKRLATWKRAVQRSRDWDREDASLNA; encoded by the coding sequence ATGCCCGAAACATTCATTCTCGCGCTCGACCAGGGCACCACCAGCAGCCGCGCGGTGGTCTTCGATCACGGCGGCAACATCCGTGCACGGGCGCAGAAGGAATTCACGCAGCACTTTCCCCGGCCCGGCTGGGTCGAACACGACGCCTCGGAACTATGGAGCACCACCAGCGGCGTGATGCAGGAGGCCATCGCGGCGGCGGGCATCCGTGCCAGCGACCTCGCCGCCATCGGCATCACCAATCAGCGCGAAACGGTGGTGGTCTGGGATCGGCAGACCCGGCAGCCGATTCACCCGGCGATTGTCTGGCAGGATCGCCGCACCGCCGCGTACTGCGACGAACTGCGGGCCGCAGGCAGAGCGGAGGTGTTTCAGCAGAAAACCGGGCTGGTCCTCGACGCCTACTTTTCCGGTACCAAGCTGAAATGGATTCTGGACAACGTGGAGGGTGCCCGCGCCCGTGCCGAGGCCGGGGAACTGGCGTTCGGCACGGTGGATTCCTGGCTGGCGTACAACCTGTCGGGCGGCACGCTGCACGTGACAGACGCGACCAATGCCAGCCGCACGCTGCTGTACAACATCCACACCGGAACCTGGGACGACGAGTTGCTGAAGCTGCTCGCCGTTCCCCGCTCGCTGCTGCCCGATATCCGCGACAGTTCGCAGGTGTACGGACAGACCGCCGAGGGACTGCTGGGCGCACAGGTGCCGATTGCGGGCATCGCGGGCGACCAGCACGCCGCCACCTTCGGACAGGTATGCCTCCAGCCGGGCATGGCGAAAAACACCTACGGCACCGGCTGTTTCATGCTGCTGAATACCGGGGCAGAGCCGGTGCCCAGCCGTCATGAGCTGCTGACCACCGTGGCCTGGCAACTGGAAGAGCGGCGTACCTACGCGCTGGAAGGCAGCGTGTTCGTGGCGGGCGCGGTGGTGCAGTGGCTGCGCGACTCGCTGGGCATCATCCGGAGCAGCGCGGAGGTGGAAACGCTGGCCGCCAGCGTGCCGGACAGCGGCGGAGTGTACCTCGTTCCGGCCTTCGTGGGGCTGGGTGCGCCCTACTGGGACAGCTACGCACGCGGCACCATGCTGGGCCTGACGCGGGGCAGCACCGCCGCCCACATTGCCCGCGCCGCGCTCGAAAGCATCGCCTTTCAGGTGGCCGAGCTGCTGGAGGCCATGCAGCAGGATGCAGGCATGCCCCTTCAGGAACTGCGGGTGGACGGCGGCGGCAGCACCAACGACGCCCTGATGCAGTTTCAGGCCGACATTCTGGGCGTCCCGGTCATCAGGCCGCGCATCACCGAAACGACTGCCCTGGGCGCGGCGTACCTCGCAGGGCTGGCGGTGGGCTACTGGAAGGACACCGCCGAACTGAGTGCGCTGTGGCAGCTCGGACGCCGCTTCGAGCCGCAGATGGAAGCCGCCGAGCGCCAGAAGCGGCTGGCGACCTGGAAACGTGCGGTGCAGCGCAGCCGCGACTGGGACCGCGAGGACGCGAGTCTCAACGCCTGA
- a CDS encoding 16S rRNA (uracil(1498)-N(3))-methyltransferase, protein MHRLKVAALSAEMSVPPAELHHLRVLRLRPGAELRVFDGQGAEASATLLRLDEGGALLALGERLENTRETPQPVTLAVALLKGDKLSDVVRAATELGVARVQLLQTRYADVPDIGEQKLVRLRRIAAEASKQSRRALVPEVLAPMPLARLPLDGQGFLAHPGSGLRLLDTLHWSAPVTLVSGPEGGFSAPEVEALTQAGFQAITLGPRILRAETAPLALLGALAASGV, encoded by the coding sequence ATGCACCGCCTGAAAGTAGCTGCCCTGAGCGCCGAGATGAGCGTGCCACCCGCCGAACTGCACCACCTGCGGGTGCTGCGGCTGCGGCCCGGTGCCGAACTCCGGGTCTTCGACGGACAGGGCGCGGAGGCCAGCGCCACGCTGCTGCGGCTGGACGAGGGCGGCGCGTTGCTGGCACTGGGCGAGCGGCTGGAAAACACCCGCGAGACGCCCCAGCCGGTCACGCTGGCGGTGGCGCTGCTGAAGGGCGACAAGCTGAGCGATGTGGTGCGGGCCGCCACCGAACTGGGCGTGGCCCGCGTTCAGCTGCTTCAGACGCGCTACGCCGACGTGCCCGACATCGGAGAGCAGAAGCTGGTGCGCCTGCGCCGCATCGCCGCCGAGGCCAGCAAGCAGAGTCGGCGGGCTTTGGTGCCCGAGGTGCTGGCTCCCATGCCGCTCGCCCGCCTGCCGCTGGACGGCCAGGGATTCCTGGCGCACCCCGGTTCGGGCCTGCGGCTGCTCGACACGCTGCACTGGTCGGCCCCGGTCACGCTCGTCAGTGGGCCGGAAGGCGGCTTTTCCGCTCCGGAGGTGGAGGCGCTGACGCAGGCGGGCTTTCAGGCGATCACGCTGGGGCCGCGCATCCTGCGGGCCGAAACCGCGCCGCTGGCCCTGCTGGGCGCACTGGCCGCCAGCGGGGTCTGA